In Streptomyces sclerotialus, the DNA window GGCCTGTTCACCCTGGGCATCGTGGGGACCTCCCGCAAGGCCCCGCAGGAGGGTGAGGCCGGCTCCGCCGCCGTCGCCGGCAGCGGCTCCTCGGCCGTGGCCCGCACCGGCGGGTACGCCTGCTTCGCGCTCTGCCTCGCGGCCGTCGGCTACGGCATCTACCTGATCGTCGCCGGCTGACCGCAGGGGCACGACGCCCCGCACCCGCCCCGAAGGCGCTCAGCGTCCGCGTTCTCCGCGGCCGCTGAGCGCCTTCGTCGCTTCCTCGGCGAGCGCGTCGGCGATGGACGCGTCGTCCGTGCCGGTGAGGTAGTCGGAGACGTACAGCTGGACGACCTTGCTGTACGTGGCGTAGTGCGGGCTGCGCGGGCGGGGCGCCGCGTCCTTGAGCGCGCGGTGCAGCAGGTCCGTGTACGGCGGGTCCTGGCCGGGCGGCGCGGTGCTGTGCCGGGCGCCGTCGCCCTCCTCCCGCCGGGCGTCGTCGGGCGGCAGGTCGCACGGGGGCGCCGTGCCGTCGTACGCCGAGGCCCGGGTGGCCGCGAAGCCGCGCTGCAGCAGGCAGTGCTCGCTGCGGGCCGAGGTGAGGGCGGTGATCAGCGAACGCGCTTCGTCCGGATGCGCGGCGTCGGCCGCTACGGCGAGGTTCTGGCCGCCCAGGACGGTGCGGTGCCGGCCCTCCGGCGAGCCCGCGGGCAGCTGGGCCACGTCGAACTGCCGGCCCGGTTCGAGCTTCTCGGCGACCGAGGCGTACTCCACCGGCCAGTTCCGCATGAACAGCGCCCGCCCCTCGGCGAACCACTGCCGGCTGGCGGTCTCGTCCATCGCCGTCGCCTCCTGCGGCATGATCGTACGCAGCCGCTCCTTGAGCGCGTACACGCCCTGCTGCAGCGCCCCGGCGAGGTGGGCGGTCCGCTCCGGGTCGCCGCCGGACGCCCAGACCGACTCCAGGGTGTTGACGGTGAGACCTTCGTAGGGCCGCAGCTGGGCGACCATGCCGTACAGCTTCTCGGCCGGCGGACGGTGGGCGTTCTCCTTCGCCATGATCTCCTGCGACCAGGTCCGCAGCTGCTCCCAGGTCTCCGGCGGCCCGTCGTACCCGTACTTCTCCAGCAGGTCGCTGCGGTAGTAGAGCAGTCCGGCGTCCGTGTTGAAGGGGACGGCCCAGACGGTGCCGTCGGAGCCGGTGACGACCGTCTTCTTGACGCTGGCGAGGAAGTCGCCGTCCAGCTCCGCGCCCCACGGCCGGATGATGCCGGCGGCGGCGAACTCCGCGGTCCAGGCCACGTCGATGTTGAGCACGTCGTACCCGCTGTTGCCGGACTGTCCTGCGGCCAGCAGCTGGCTGCGCTGCCCGTCGGCGGTGTCCGGCAGCTTGACGATGCGGACCGTCCTCCCGGTCCGCCGCTCCCACTGCCGGATCAGCTCCCGGCGCACCCCGGTGCTGCTGAGATCGCTGCCGGTGGCCAGGACGATGTCACCGTCCACGGCAGGCGCGGGCCCCGGGTCCGTACAGCCCGCCGCGAGCAGGCAGAGGACGGCGGCGGCCGCCGCGGCCACGCGCTTCACCGGCCCGCCTCCTGTCCGCCCGTGCCGAAGGAGGCCACCAGTCCGGCCAGGGTGTCCGCGGCTCCCGGCCCGCCGGCCACGCAGTTGCCTCCGGAGTCCGTGACGATGTGCCGGACCGGGGCCGCGTCACAGCCGCCCTTGCCGGCCGCCAGCACCACCACGGGAACCCTGGGATGCGCGGCCAGCGCGTCGGAGAGCGCCTCACGCGCCGCCGCCGACCGCTTCCCCGCGCCGTCGTCCTCGTCGAGGACGAGCACCACGGCCTTGGTCCGCCCGGCCGGGCCGTCGCGCAGCCGGTCCAGCGCTGCGGTGAGCGCCTCCCGCATCCATGCCCCCTGGTCGACCAGGCCGCCGTCGCCCCGCTGGAGGCGCTCCAGGACCGTGCGTCCCGCAGCGGGGTCGGTGCTGCCCGCCGGGACCCGCTCCACCGGGCGCTCGCGGTCGCGCGCGGCCGTGCCGGGCCTGGGATACGTCCACAGCCCGTACGTGTCCTTCGGCCCGAGGACCTCCAGGGCGCGGCCGACCGCGTCCGCCGCCTCGGCGATCCGGCCGCCGTCCGCCATGGAGGTGGAGGTGTCGAGGAGGAAGAGGAGCTGTCCGGGGCGGTGCGCCGAGTCGTACGCGGCCAGCACCTGGGCGACCCGTGGCTGTCCCGCGGTGTACGGCTCCACGCCGGCGTCCGGCAGGACGCCCGCCCGGCTGTCGCGGAGCGGGGAGCCGGTGGGCGGCGGGGCGGCGCGGCCGACCGCGTTCACCCCGCGGTACCCGGCCTGCGTGATCACCTTCTGTCCGCCGCCCGGCCGCCGCAGCCAGTCGGCGAACCGCTCCGCGGCGGCCTCCCGGCGCTCGGCGTCGGCGGCCCCCTTCCAGGTGACACGGATCAGCGGGTGGTCCAGGCCCGGCACGCCGGACGGGTAGTACGCCTCGTAGCGGTCGTCCTTCTCGGGGACGGTGGCGAGGGCCGGGCAGTTGCCGACGGCGTGGCCGAGGTTGGCGTCGGCGAGGGACTTCTCCGTGACCAGCGGCGCCGCGGTGGCGCGCGGCACCGCGCCGGACGCAGCCGCACCCGGGCGCAGCGAGCACAGCAGTTCGGCGCTGCCGGCGTACTGGCTGCCCGGTGCCCGCAGCCGGCTCTCCGCCCGCTCGGCCACCTCCGGCGCGGGCGCACCGCTGTCCTCGGCGACCGGCATGCCGTCGTCGGCCAGGTAGAGACCGATGGTGTGCATCAGGCCGACACCGGACAGGACGGGGCTGGGGCGCAGCAGCCGCAGCTTCCTGTCCGCCGCGTCGTCCAGGATCTCGTGCCAGCTGCTGCCGGCCTGTTCCACGTCGGGCAGGCCCCGTTCGGCGGGTACGCCGACGACGAGCGGGGTGTAGGCGACCGGCCCGATGCGGTGCAGGGTGGCGGGCGCGTCCGCGGCCAGGTCCTCGCGGACCTGGAGGTAGTCCACCGTCGATTCGGGCAGCCACAGGTCGGGCTGCGGGCCAGGGCGGTAGAGCGGCTCGGTGGCCTGGCCGCCGGTGCCGGACGGGGCCTGCTCGGTGCCCTCGGCCTCGCCCTGCCAGCGGTCCGCAGCGGCGAAGCCCTGCGCGACCTGGTCCTTGGCGGCGGAGTAGACGGTGATCTGGGTGCGCCGGCAGCCGTCGGGCACGTGCTCCTCGCCCGGTACGGGTTCGGCGTTGAGGTCGGACATCTCGTACGCGAGGGCGGCGGCGCGCAGCGTCGGCTCAGCCTCGGGGGCGGTGAGCAGCCGCAGCTCCTGGGCGGGCGGGCACGGGCCGGACGACCGCAGCTGACCGGCGAAGAGCACCGCGCCGACGACGAGGGCGAGCGTGGCGGCGCCGACGGCCAGCAGCCGTAACCTGGGCCGCAGCCGGGTGCGCCACCAGCGCCGGGCCCGTACCACCGGCGGCGTACGGCGGGGCCGCGGCCCCCGGTTGGCGAACGAGACCACCACGTCGTCGACGGTGTTCTGCTTGGAGGCGCGCGGCACCCAGGCGCCGCCCTGCGGGGTGGTGTGCCCGGCCAGCCGCCGCCGCAGCTCGCCGGCCAGGTCCTCGAAGGTGACGAACTCCTTGCCCTCGATGCCGTGTTCGAGGATGTCGAGCACGGCCCGGGTGAAGAGGGTGCCGCCGCCGGGCTCGGTCCCGCTGAAGATGCGGCGGTTCGGCTGGGCGGCCATCAGCAGCGAGACCGGCTTCTCGTGGGTGCGGAAGCTGTCGTCCGCGTTGCCCGCGAAGCAGCATTCGAGCACGACGACGACGCGGTCGGCCCGGGAATCCTCCAGGCGCGGCAGGACGTCCTTGGCCCAGGAGACCGCTTCGTGCGAGGCGACCCGGCGCTCGTCCTGCGCCACCCGCGACGAGCCGACCAGCAGGTGCAG includes these proteins:
- a CDS encoding extracellular solute-binding protein — translated: MKRVAAAAAAVLCLLAAGCTDPGPAPAVDGDIVLATGSDLSSTGVRRELIRQWERRTGRTVRIVKLPDTADGQRSQLLAAGQSGNSGYDVLNIDVAWTAEFAAAGIIRPWGAELDGDFLASVKKTVVTGSDGTVWAVPFNTDAGLLYYRSDLLEKYGYDGPPETWEQLRTWSQEIMAKENAHRPPAEKLYGMVAQLRPYEGLTVNTLESVWASGGDPERTAHLAGALQQGVYALKERLRTIMPQEATAMDETASRQWFAEGRALFMRNWPVEYASVAEKLEPGRQFDVAQLPAGSPEGRHRTVLGGQNLAVAADAAHPDEARSLITALTSARSEHCLLQRGFAATRASAYDGTAPPCDLPPDDARREEGDGARHSTAPPGQDPPYTDLLHRALKDAAPRPRSPHYATYSKVVQLYVSDYLTGTDDASIADALAEEATKALSGRGERGR
- a CDS encoding caspase family protein, with the protein product MPLYDARGKRNRALVIGVSRYQDPRLPDLDAVFANPDELGRVLCAPATDLFLPQEVTPLRPDTPEELTAALRTAAREARGLLLVHFSGHGRVRRDGSDLHLLVGSSRVAQDERRVASHEAVSWAKDVLPRLEDSRADRVVVVLECCFAGNADDSFRTHEKPVSLLMAAQPNRRIFSGTEPGGGTLFTRAVLDILEHGIEGKEFVTFEDLAGELRRRLAGHTTPQGGAWVPRASKQNTVDDVVVSFANRGPRPRRTPPVVRARRWWRTRLRPRLRLLAVGAATLALVVGAVLFAGQLRSSGPCPPAQELRLLTAPEAEPTLRAAALAYEMSDLNAEPVPGEEHVPDGCRRTQITVYSAAKDQVAQGFAAADRWQGEAEGTEQAPSGTGGQATEPLYRPGPQPDLWLPESTVDYLQVREDLAADAPATLHRIGPVAYTPLVVGVPAERGLPDVEQAGSSWHEILDDAADRKLRLLRPSPVLSGVGLMHTIGLYLADDGMPVAEDSGAPAPEVAERAESRLRAPGSQYAGSAELLCSLRPGAAASGAVPRATAAPLVTEKSLADANLGHAVGNCPALATVPEKDDRYEAYYPSGVPGLDHPLIRVTWKGAADAERREAAAERFADWLRRPGGGQKVITQAGYRGVNAVGRAAPPPTGSPLRDSRAGVLPDAGVEPYTAGQPRVAQVLAAYDSAHRPGQLLFLLDTSTSMADGGRIAEAADAVGRALEVLGPKDTYGLWTYPRPGTAARDRERPVERVPAGSTDPAAGRTVLERLQRGDGGLVDQGAWMREALTAALDRLRDGPAGRTKAVVLVLDEDDGAGKRSAAAREALSDALAAHPRVPVVVLAAGKGGCDAAPVRHIVTDSGGNCVAGGPGAADTLAGLVASFGTGGQEAGR